From a region of the Falsibacillus albus genome:
- a CDS encoding trans-sulfuration enzyme family protein, with the protein MDFFTKSVHSSLKSREAIKSKSTPIYQTSVFSFDSLEELEGFYDGDSSYLYTRTGNPNTDELGMAVAKLEEAPAGVASSSGLSAILAGFLSVVKSGDHIVAADDVYGGTFHILNHELKELGIETTFVSFEHEEEIRSAIKENTKLLFSESISNPFLRVENIQALVKIGQEKGIKTMIDNTFATPLLLQPYKEGVNLVVHSATKYLGGHSDVSSGVLTGDEDLVQKARGKIVNLGSNLSPFEAWLTCRGIKTLALRMERQSHNAERLASALKEHRGIQTVYYPEAVSPKGKGAVVTVELSGSADHHRFFKSLGWVKIVPSLAGVETTVSYPLGTSHRALSPEALEKLGINERVVRISVGIEDSEDIIHQFETALEQSMS; encoded by the coding sequence ATGGATTTTTTTACGAAGTCCGTACATAGTTCGTTGAAGAGCAGGGAAGCAATCAAGAGTAAGTCGACGCCGATTTATCAAACGTCCGTGTTTTCGTTCGATTCCTTGGAAGAGCTGGAAGGCTTTTACGATGGAGATTCATCTTATCTGTATACGAGGACGGGCAATCCGAATACGGATGAATTGGGAATGGCAGTCGCCAAGTTGGAGGAAGCTCCGGCAGGTGTTGCTTCGTCATCAGGGTTATCGGCGATTTTGGCAGGTTTTCTATCGGTCGTGAAGAGCGGCGATCATATTGTCGCGGCAGATGATGTTTACGGGGGGACTTTTCATATATTGAATCATGAACTAAAGGAGCTCGGCATCGAGACGACCTTTGTTTCATTTGAACATGAAGAGGAAATCCGCTCAGCAATCAAGGAAAATACAAAGCTATTATTTTCTGAAAGCATCTCCAATCCTTTCCTCCGGGTGGAAAACATCCAGGCTCTTGTAAAGATTGGTCAGGAAAAAGGCATCAAGACGATGATCGACAATACTTTCGCGACGCCACTCCTTCTTCAGCCGTATAAGGAAGGGGTCAATCTTGTCGTCCACAGCGCTACGAAATATTTGGGTGGCCATAGCGACGTCTCATCCGGGGTGCTGACCGGGGATGAAGATCTTGTCCAAAAAGCAAGGGGAAAGATCGTGAATCTTGGGTCGAACTTAAGTCCGTTCGAGGCTTGGCTGACATGCCGCGGCATCAAAACGCTTGCCTTGAGGATGGAGCGCCAGTCGCACAATGCAGAAAGATTGGCATCCGCCCTGAAGGAGCACCGCGGCATCCAAACGGTGTATTACCCAGAGGCTGTCTCTCCTAAAGGCAAGGGAGCGGTCGTCACCGTCGAGCTTTCAGGCTCGGCCGATCACCATCGCTTCTTCAAGTCGCTTGGCTGGGTCAAAATCGTGCCTTCCCTTGCAGGTGTCGAAACGACAGTATCCTATCCGTTAGGCACATCGCATCGCGCCCTCTCGCCTGAAGCACTTGAAAAGCTGGGAATCAACGAAAGGGTCGTTCGGATTTCTGTGGGGATAGAAGATTCGGAGGATATCATCCACCAGTTTGAAACTGCCCTTGAGCAGTCGATGTCATGA
- a CDS encoding peroxiredoxin family protein, with protein sequence MNKRIFSLLVVGLLMGILVFNLIDKTSQKRNSNEQGIELADGQGSADTGDSGGLKKGSKAPDFRLQTIDGKFANLSDFKGKKVILNFWATWCPPCQAEIPHMVKFYNEKAEKLNFQIVAVNLTSLDKGQDKVKSFVKDYHMPFPVLLDAKGEIGKEYGAFAIPTSYILDEKGIIQEKIVGPMDEEMMQKLLTNQQ encoded by the coding sequence GTGAACAAACGAATTTTCTCCCTTTTGGTCGTCGGGCTCCTGATGGGAATTTTGGTTTTCAACCTGATCGATAAGACTTCCCAAAAAAGGAACTCGAATGAGCAGGGAATCGAATTGGCTGATGGACAAGGATCGGCTGACACAGGAGATTCAGGAGGATTGAAAAAAGGAAGTAAAGCTCCGGATTTTCGGTTGCAGACGATCGATGGGAAATTCGCCAATCTGTCTGACTTTAAAGGAAAGAAAGTCATCCTGAATTTCTGGGCGACCTGGTGTCCGCCATGCCAAGCGGAAATTCCACATATGGTCAAATTTTATAATGAAAAGGCAGAGAAGTTGAACTTTCAAATCGTAGCCGTCAACTTGACAAGTCTCGATAAAGGCCAGGATAAGGTCAAAAGCTTTGTGAAAGATTATCATATGCCATTTCCTGTCCTCCTAGATGCAAAAGGGGAAATCGGGAAGGAATACGGTGCCTTTGCCATCCCGACTTCTTATATTCTGGACGAAAAAGGCATCATCCAGGAAAAAATTGTCGGACCGATGGACGAAGAAATGATGCAGAAGCTTCTGACAAATCAACAATAA